Proteins encoded in a region of the Armatimonadota bacterium genome:
- a CDS encoding site-specific integrase, which translates to MKTPKAYEVKHRPGLWAAKGIDPVTLKRKNYFGASSDEAARKAAKSFGTTDDYSLFSFYSNVYLPTVKHRSQNWLAQIGWAMDKYVVPEFGHRDLRELKRPELQLFFNGLGKDMKASSVGKVKIVLSGILRLAMADEIIVSNPLAFVRLAPKDAVEKTALTFDELRALIAAAGPLVRPFVVLAGCAGLRLGEALGVTRAACSKDAVLSVRQQVLQLKGRCEVSQSLKTSNSRRDIPLSEGMLEVLLNAGQVSGIWVCSDSKGGYVRPKNITRELTAACTKAEVPRVSPHELRHTFISLMDNEVEAPRTVVMALAGHSARSTTDGYSHVKIEQKRRWMERFWDHLRCEDGNSEVTQVQSA; encoded by the coding sequence ATGAAGACACCAAAAGCATACGAAGTGAAGCATCGACCCGGGCTCTGGGCCGCAAAGGGAATCGATCCAGTTACCCTCAAACGCAAGAACTACTTCGGCGCATCAAGTGACGAGGCCGCGCGCAAAGCGGCCAAGTCATTCGGAACGACCGACGACTACTCCCTATTCTCCTTTTACTCGAACGTGTACCTTCCCACGGTCAAGCATCGAAGCCAGAATTGGCTTGCTCAGATTGGCTGGGCCATGGACAAGTACGTAGTTCCAGAGTTCGGGCACCGTGACCTGAGAGAGCTTAAACGACCTGAGCTCCAACTCTTTTTCAATGGACTTGGAAAGGACATGAAGGCGTCGAGTGTCGGCAAAGTGAAGATCGTGCTCTCCGGCATTTTGCGGCTGGCGATGGCAGACGAAATCATCGTCTCCAACCCCCTCGCGTTTGTGCGTCTAGCGCCCAAGGATGCCGTTGAAAAGACCGCCCTGACCTTCGACGAGCTAAGGGCCCTAATCGCGGCTGCTGGGCCGCTCGTGAGACCATTTGTGGTGCTCGCAGGATGCGCCGGGCTACGGCTCGGCGAAGCACTCGGCGTCACTCGAGCGGCTTGTTCCAAAGATGCCGTGCTCTCAGTCAGGCAGCAGGTGCTTCAGCTCAAGGGACGCTGCGAAGTGTCTCAGTCTCTGAAGACCAGCAACAGTCGAAGGGACATCCCTTTGTCCGAAGGGATGCTTGAAGTTCTGCTGAACGCTGGCCAAGTGAGTGGGATCTGGGTGTGCTCCGATTCGAAGGGCGGATATGTCCGGCCAAAGAACATCACTCGGGAGCTCACTGCGGCATGCACGAAGGCGGAGGTGCCTCGGGTGAGCCCGCACGAGCTCCGGCATACCTTTATCAGCCTCATGGACAATGAGGTCGAAGCGCCTCGGACGGTGGTCATGGCCCTCGCAGGGCATTCGGCGCGTAGTACCACCGATGGGTATTCGCACGTGAAAATCGAACAAAAACGGCGGTGGATGGAGCGCTTCTGGGATCATCTACGGTGTGAGGACGGCAATTCAGAGGTGACCCAAGTCCAATCTGCGTAG
- a CDS encoding replication-relaxation family protein: MRLTTRDRNLLTEIALHQVVNRNQLIALGFFSSTQRANARLLSLRKAGLIRRLGQEHLSESALFLYAVKRKAASLLEPRVAALVSGRTGSPRFIAHSIAVVDARIALAGGSTWLHEQQVRHRFSIPHGVRSALVDVRPDGAILKPTAAVFVEVDLGHASASKLKAKLESYDAYIKFGVFKATYPNRSLTLLFATTGKRRCRLIRALASQFPSLEVRVTTLPTIAAIEASTEVSS, translated from the coding sequence GTGAGGCTGACCACCCGTGATCGTAATCTGCTCACAGAAATCGCGCTCCACCAAGTGGTGAATCGTAACCAACTCATTGCCTTGGGGTTCTTTAGCTCCACTCAGCGAGCCAATGCGAGGCTGCTCTCCCTTCGCAAGGCTGGCCTCATTCGACGGTTGGGTCAGGAACACCTCTCGGAATCGGCCCTCTTCCTGTATGCCGTGAAGCGAAAGGCTGCCTCTCTTTTGGAGCCTCGGGTTGCCGCTCTTGTGTCAGGGCGAACGGGGTCACCTCGCTTCATCGCGCACTCCATAGCGGTCGTCGACGCGCGAATTGCGCTTGCTGGTGGCTCGACATGGCTCCATGAACAGCAAGTGCGACATCGGTTCTCCATCCCCCACGGCGTGCGTTCCGCGCTGGTTGATGTGAGGCCAGACGGAGCAATCCTAAAGCCGACTGCAGCTGTTTTTGTGGAAGTTGACCTTGGGCATGCTTCGGCTTCCAAGCTAAAGGCAAAGCTGGAGAGTTACGATGCCTACATTAAGTTCGGGGTCTTTAAGGCAACCTATCCGAACCGTTCGCTAACTCTGCTGTTTGCGACGACCGGCAAACGACGCTGCCGACTGATTCGGGCCCTGGCCAGCCAGTTTCCGAGTTTGGAAGTGAGGGTGACTACCCTGCCGACCATCGCAGCTATAGAGGCTAGCACGGAGGTGAGTTCGTGA
- a CDS encoding MBL fold metallo-hydrolase translates to MRPICVASRFHPVGQGLFYSAHFCSGTDRRFTYVFDCGTLSKQAWLAREIKGLGVPLNGDRIDLLCISHFDRDHVSGVRRILADHGTRVIVMPYMSLAERLALAVEDDAADDYLEFLIDPAGALVGAEGDSTQVIFIAAGPDPSDPPSTDRDDPDRHSNEGDNYSFEPDLPEGDPSSEADSPLSSPQLKGRIRICTHDQPINLRGLWEFVFYNENRPDVNLTHLEKQILALIAKHKDARGKFQSADFLPQVRKLYESTFGTGGRNANRISLVLFSGPQGRRQLDWRRHHPFEIECYWCLAERLHCLHPDDQVHARGHLIAGSLLTGDIFFDKPGAVLAAQRHFTRRRWNRIETLQVPHHGSSHSWHSGAADLFSHSVSVVSAASTNRKHPGKLVIEDLDATWLVRVDEHRGHSTFGWI, encoded by the coding sequence ATGAGGCCCATCTGCGTCGCGTCCCGCTTCCATCCAGTTGGGCAGGGGCTTTTCTATTCCGCTCACTTTTGTAGCGGGACAGACCGCCGATTCACATACGTGTTCGACTGCGGCACTCTTTCGAAGCAAGCCTGGCTCGCGCGCGAAATCAAGGGGCTAGGGGTTCCTCTCAACGGCGACCGGATTGACCTGCTCTGCATCTCCCACTTCGACCGTGACCACGTAAGTGGTGTCCGACGAATTCTTGCCGACCATGGCACGCGCGTGATTGTGATGCCGTACATGTCCTTGGCTGAACGGTTGGCGCTAGCCGTGGAAGACGATGCTGCAGACGACTACCTTGAATTCTTGATCGACCCGGCCGGTGCGCTTGTAGGAGCCGAAGGTGACAGCACTCAGGTTATCTTCATTGCAGCGGGGCCCGATCCAAGCGATCCTCCAAGCACGGACAGAGATGACCCTGATCGGCACTCAAACGAGGGTGACAACTATTCATTCGAACCTGACTTGCCAGAAGGAGATCCCAGTAGCGAGGCAGACTCACCACTTTCGAGTCCCCAGCTAAAGGGGCGCATTCGCATCTGCACGCACGATCAGCCGATCAATCTGCGGGGGCTTTGGGAGTTCGTTTTCTATAACGAGAACAGGCCCGACGTGAATCTCACTCATCTTGAAAAGCAAATCCTGGCATTGATAGCTAAGCACAAGGATGCGCGTGGAAAGTTCCAGTCAGCTGACTTCCTGCCCCAGGTTCGCAAGCTCTACGAGTCCACCTTTGGAACTGGCGGTCGAAATGCGAATCGAATTTCACTGGTATTGTTCTCCGGGCCCCAAGGTAGACGTCAACTCGATTGGCGACGCCATCATCCCTTTGAGATTGAATGCTATTGGTGTCTGGCCGAGCGGCTGCATTGTCTCCACCCCGACGATCAAGTTCATGCACGTGGTCACCTGATTGCAGGCAGCCTTCTTACCGGGGACATCTTCTTTGACAAGCCTGGAGCTGTCTTGGCAGCTCAGCGGCACTTCACTCGCAGGCGATGGAACAGGATCGAGACGCTTCAGGTTCCTCACCATGGCTCTAGCCATTCTTGGCATTCCGGCGCAGCAGACCTTTTTTCTCACTCGGTTAGCGTGGTGTCAGCAGCTTCCACCAACCGGAAGCACCCAGGCAAACTGGTGATTGAAGACTTGGATGCTACGTGGTTGGTGCGTGTGGACGAGCACAGGGGGCACTCGACATTTGGATGGATCTAG
- a CDS encoding PDZ domain-containing protein, producing MLTIKTLRNLAIAATALAPSAAVVAQTPQSMAPADRDLVLRDMEKYITQNAYVPGVDFTKWPALVAKHKGEIDKADDQIKFTKVMNEALEEFGFSHIVLFSPQLAEARTNRKMVGLGIRIQPEEKGLRIVMIFPGTPAFEAGMHEGDLIIERDGKPVKTTNDLAGEEGSKVKVTVDRSGSRKDFDITRRAFSTDVPETIKWIDKETAMVTVPTFDLGYKKSRVTDIMNEAMTAKNLILDLRSNGGGQVINLLHLSSFFMETNVPLGTFVNRSMANAFAKETGKPGTDALEVAKWSKSKLYPSFARSEHFEGKIVVLVNGGTGSASEMMAAALKEQKGAKIVGSKSAGAVLASLMTPIAQRFVLQYPVMDYVTVKGHRLEGNGLVPDVSAPAAQFGKEDEAVKLSLKVFTSTD from the coding sequence ATGTTGACGATCAAGACCCTTCGTAACCTGGCGATCGCTGCAACCGCCCTGGCGCCGTCTGCAGCCGTCGTCGCTCAGACGCCTCAATCCATGGCTCCTGCGGACCGCGACCTGGTCCTGCGCGACATGGAGAAGTACATCACCCAGAACGCCTATGTTCCGGGAGTGGACTTCACGAAATGGCCTGCCCTCGTCGCCAAACACAAAGGCGAGATCGATAAGGCCGACGACCAGATCAAGTTCACCAAGGTCATGAACGAGGCGTTGGAGGAGTTCGGCTTCAGCCACATCGTCCTCTTCTCGCCGCAACTGGCGGAAGCCCGGACGAACCGGAAAATGGTCGGACTCGGCATCCGGATCCAGCCTGAAGAGAAGGGCCTTCGGATCGTCATGATCTTCCCGGGAACGCCCGCCTTCGAAGCCGGCATGCACGAGGGCGACCTCATCATCGAGCGCGACGGCAAGCCCGTCAAGACGACGAACGACCTCGCGGGCGAAGAAGGCTCCAAGGTCAAGGTGACGGTCGACCGCAGCGGCTCCCGCAAGGACTTCGACATCACCCGCCGCGCGTTCTCGACCGACGTCCCCGAGACGATCAAATGGATCGATAAGGAAACGGCGATGGTGACGGTCCCGACGTTCGACCTCGGCTACAAGAAGTCGCGCGTGACCGACATCATGAACGAGGCGATGACGGCGAAGAACCTCATCCTCGACCTTCGCAGCAACGGCGGCGGCCAGGTCATCAACCTGCTCCATCTCTCGAGCTTCTTTATGGAAACGAACGTCCCGCTGGGCACGTTCGTGAACCGGAGCATGGCCAACGCCTTCGCGAAGGAAACGGGCAAGCCTGGCACCGACGCGCTCGAGGTGGCCAAGTGGTCCAAGAGCAAGCTCTATCCGAGTTTCGCGCGTTCCGAGCATTTCGAGGGCAAGATCGTCGTCCTCGTCAACGGCGGGACGGGGAGCGCGAGCGAAATGATGGCCGCGGCTCTCAAAGAGCAGAAGGGCGCCAAGATCGTCGGTTCGAAGTCGGCCGGTGCCGTGCTCGCGTCGCTGATGACGCCGATCGCCCAACGGTTCGTGCTGCAGTACCCGGTCATGGACTACGTCACCGTCAAGGGTCACAGGCTGGAAGGCAACGGGCTCGTCCCGGACGTTTCCGCCCCCGCGGCCCAATTCGGAAAGGAAGACGAAGCGGTCAAGCTCTCGCTCAAAGTCTTCACGTCGACGGACTGA
- a CDS encoding topoisomerase II: MSNAATRDPAQQIIDDLTEELEALQPRALAAASSVTGSNFSLQSLNAKIGSKYNVYMDSVRESFQNERDFLARWFQGLHEAYLKDKAEEEAREARGWPSHLDNKSSTRQIRLLQNPIVLEYAKKLIVRTFYRTRHERTRHKPHEDLWSLWFNENKQIWGLLISPAYRNDEWVNDKSEMRRAAFGYWTVGHILSTGLVVPGSRDKTEFADVNQLTTFYRNVLSKGSCSHYEQAIYDKYIDYVRNSSNPDTEPLLIPELRYEGRDKQHKYRLDFSILNSHVQEQTGFELSPASTHMNVNDTATPMTRTAANASVSKKWSTEMQKRNDYFAKFGISVVTFADSDLQEIDSCWTVMRSYLKKRPTKPLVLEDELDALLKI; the protein is encoded by the coding sequence ATGTCAAACGCGGCCACCAGAGACCCCGCCCAACAGATCATTGACGACCTTACCGAAGAACTCGAAGCACTACAACCTCGGGCTCTTGCCGCTGCGTCTTCGGTAACCGGAAGTAACTTCTCCCTTCAGAGTCTAAACGCAAAGATTGGAAGCAAATACAACGTCTATATGGACAGCGTGAGGGAGTCGTTCCAAAACGAACGAGACTTTCTCGCTCGATGGTTTCAGGGACTTCATGAGGCCTATTTGAAGGATAAAGCTGAGGAGGAAGCCCGAGAGGCCCGTGGCTGGCCGTCGCATCTTGATAACAAGTCCTCAACTCGACAGATACGCCTGCTTCAGAACCCTATTGTTCTTGAATATGCCAAAAAGCTCATTGTCCGCACCTTCTACCGAACGAGGCACGAGAGAACTCGTCACAAGCCACATGAGGATCTTTGGTCGCTTTGGTTCAATGAGAACAAGCAGATTTGGGGCCTGTTGATTTCGCCCGCCTATCGCAATGACGAATGGGTCAACGATAAGAGCGAAATGAGGCGAGCAGCGTTCGGCTACTGGACGGTTGGGCACATTCTGTCAACGGGGTTAGTGGTGCCCGGTAGCCGGGACAAGACGGAGTTTGCTGATGTAAATCAGTTGACGACCTTCTATCGAAATGTCCTCAGCAAGGGTTCTTGCTCACATTATGAGCAGGCCATTTACGATAAGTATATCGACTACGTCCGCAATTCGAGCAATCCCGACACGGAACCCTTGCTTATCCCTGAACTGCGCTACGAGGGTCGAGACAAGCAGCATAAGTACAGGTTGGACTTCTCCATTCTAAACTCCCACGTCCAGGAGCAGACGGGGTTTGAGCTCAGCCCAGCGTCCACGCACATGAACGTCAATGATACTGCGACGCCTATGACAAGGACGGCGGCAAACGCTTCGGTTTCAAAGAAGTGGAGCACTGAGATGCAGAAGCGGAACGATTACTTCGCCAAATTTGGCATCTCGGTCGTCACCTTTGCCGACTCTGATCTGCAGGAAATAGATAGCTGTTGGACAGTGATGAGGAGCTATCTCAAGAAGCGCCCTACGAAACCTCTGGTACTTGAAGATGAGCTTGACGCGCTCTTGAAGATTTAG
- a CDS encoding tyrosine--tRNA ligase: MTVDEQLALLRRGTCEIISEADLRKKLESGKPLRVKLGVDPTVAHVTLGWAVVLRKLRDFQRLGHTAVLIIGDFTAQIGDPSGKSKTRPQLTREDVQRNVAAVSEQVYKILDPDKTEITYNADWLGTMGFADVIKLCSKYTVARIMERDDFTKRWNEHRPISMHEILYPLCQGYDSVMVRSDVELGGNDQKFNNLVGRDLQADFGQESQVVMLCPLLIGTDGKEKMSQSLGNYISVIDTPDDMYGKTMSIPDELLVNWFELCTDVPMDEVRSAVSDNPYEAKKRLAKEIVSLYHSAEAADAADAYFRETFSQRQQPVEAEEAQVPTDLVQDGHVPLAALIAALGMAKSNGNARDIIKQGGVSLDGEKVEDPFAKLAVDALAGKVLKVGKHQFRKLIA, from the coding sequence ATGACCGTGGACGAGCAACTCGCCCTGCTGCGCCGGGGTACGTGCGAGATCATCAGCGAAGCCGACCTGCGTAAGAAGCTGGAGTCGGGAAAGCCCTTGCGCGTCAAGCTCGGCGTCGACCCGACCGTCGCCCACGTGACCCTCGGATGGGCGGTCGTCCTCCGCAAGCTCCGCGACTTTCAACGGCTCGGGCACACCGCCGTCTTGATCATCGGAGACTTCACCGCCCAGATCGGCGATCCCAGCGGCAAGAGCAAGACCCGCCCGCAACTCACCCGCGAAGACGTCCAGCGCAACGTCGCCGCAGTGAGCGAACAGGTCTACAAGATCCTCGACCCGGACAAGACGGAGATCACGTACAACGCCGACTGGCTCGGGACGATGGGCTTCGCCGACGTGATCAAGCTCTGCAGCAAGTACACGGTCGCCCGGATCATGGAGCGCGACGACTTTACGAAACGTTGGAACGAGCACCGGCCGATCTCGATGCACGAGATCCTGTACCCGCTCTGCCAAGGCTACGACTCGGTCATGGTCCGGTCGGACGTCGAACTCGGCGGCAACGACCAAAAGTTCAACAACCTCGTCGGTCGCGACCTACAGGCCGACTTTGGCCAAGAGAGCCAGGTCGTCATGTTGTGCCCGCTCCTGATCGGCACCGACGGCAAAGAGAAGATGTCGCAGTCGCTCGGCAACTACATCAGCGTCATCGACACGCCGGACGACATGTACGGAAAGACGATGTCGATCCCCGACGAACTCCTCGTCAACTGGTTCGAGCTCTGCACCGACGTCCCGATGGACGAGGTCCGTTCCGCCGTTTCAGACAACCCCTACGAGGCGAAAAAACGTCTGGCCAAGGAGATCGTCTCCCTCTATCATTCCGCCGAAGCGGCCGACGCCGCCGACGCCTATTTCAGGGAGACGTTCAGCCAGCGGCAGCAGCCCGTCGAGGCCGAGGAAGCCCAGGTCCCGACAGACCTCGTGCAGGACGGCCACGTCCCGCTGGCCGCCCTCATCGCCGCGCTCGGGATGGCCAAGAGCAACGGCAACGCGCGGGACATCATCAAGCAGGGCGGCGTCAGCCTGGACGGCGAGAAAGTCGAAGACCCCTTTGCGAAATTGGCGGTCGACGCACTAGCCGGGAAGGTCTTGAAAGTCGGCAAACACCAGTTCCGCAAGCTCATCGCTTAA
- the mgtE gene encoding magnesium transporter codes for MARRPDNTKSGNLAERLRALVASNDTRFIQEELATERVEDIASALGRLPLEEGLEILSHLEELQAANVMVELPTETARRFASELPDPILAAYLDVLPMDDAIDLQEELDPERFEALLQVIPDEDAKEIRRLMRYPRGSVGRIMTERFFEVRPDTTMWQLLADLRTAPLEKYETVNDVYVLDEEGFLQGVFSLRKALRADPATEASEIMKRDMVVSHADEPDEDAARRMAKYGFYGLPVLNERGRMMGLFTGDDAQTILREADTKDVLALGAVSGTAESYVSLDVWQLFRRRFPWLLGLFVAESLTGQVMRHYGRGEDLNLAPLTFFIPLIIGAGGNSGSQVTTTITRALAIGEINPKDWFLVFRREMATALLIGAALGVAGYFRASLPFPLGWSSGATLSMVVATSLPVIVLWAATVGSVLPLLAKAVRLDPAVMSAPFISTFVDATGLIIYFEIALGFFKTHLQ; via the coding sequence ATGGCGAGGAGACCGGACAACACGAAGAGCGGGAACCTGGCGGAACGGCTGCGAGCGCTGGTCGCGTCGAACGACACGAGGTTCATCCAGGAAGAACTCGCGACCGAACGCGTCGAGGACATCGCGTCCGCGTTGGGCCGCCTTCCTCTTGAGGAGGGGCTCGAAATCCTGTCGCACCTTGAAGAGCTCCAGGCCGCGAACGTCATGGTCGAACTACCGACCGAGACGGCACGCCGGTTCGCGTCGGAACTTCCCGATCCGATCCTGGCCGCTTATCTTGACGTCCTTCCGATGGACGACGCGATCGATCTCCAAGAGGAGCTCGACCCTGAGCGGTTCGAAGCGCTCCTTCAGGTCATTCCTGACGAGGACGCCAAAGAGATCCGCCGCCTGATGCGCTATCCGAGGGGGTCCGTCGGCCGGATCATGACCGAGCGCTTCTTCGAAGTGCGTCCGGACACCACGATGTGGCAGCTCCTCGCCGATCTTCGAACGGCACCGCTCGAGAAGTACGAGACCGTCAACGACGTCTACGTCCTCGACGAAGAGGGGTTCCTCCAGGGCGTGTTCAGCCTTCGAAAGGCGTTGAGGGCCGACCCAGCGACCGAGGCCTCGGAGATCATGAAGCGGGACATGGTCGTCTCGCACGCAGATGAACCGGACGAAGACGCCGCGCGGCGCATGGCCAAGTACGGGTTCTACGGTCTCCCGGTCCTGAACGAGCGGGGCCGGATGATGGGGCTGTTCACGGGTGACGACGCCCAGACGATCCTTCGCGAGGCCGACACGAAGGACGTGCTCGCCCTTGGTGCCGTTTCGGGTACCGCCGAGTCCTACGTCTCGCTCGACGTCTGGCAGTTGTTCAGAAGGCGGTTCCCCTGGCTCCTTGGTCTGTTCGTCGCGGAGTCCTTGACGGGCCAGGTCATGCGCCACTACGGTCGCGGCGAAGACCTCAATTTGGCCCCGCTGACGTTTTTCATCCCGTTGATCATCGGCGCGGGTGGAAACAGCGGGTCCCAGGTCACGACGACCATCACCCGCGCTTTGGCGATCGGCGAGATCAATCCGAAGGACTGGTTCCTGGTGTTCCGGCGCGAAATGGCGACGGCGCTTCTCATCGGAGCCGCGCTCGGGGTCGCTGGGTATTTCCGGGCGAGTCTGCCTTTCCCGCTCGGATGGTCGAGCGGGGCGACGCTCTCGATGGTCGTCGCGACGTCGTTGCCCGTCATCGTGCTTTGGGCCGCGACCGTCGGATCGGTGCTCCCCTTGCTCGCCAAGGCCGTCCGGCTCGACCCGGCCGTCATGAGCGCGCCCTTCATCTCGACGTTCGTGGACGCGACGGGCCTGATCATCTACTTCGAGATCGCCCTTGGCTTCTTTAAGACCCACTTACAATAG